GCTTGTGGCAGCGACGCGCCCAAGCCGCAACCGCCGACGCCAGGCCCGGCGCCACAGCAGGCGCAGAAAAAAGCCAAAGAGGCTGCCGAGCTTGGCCCGCTGCCGGCGTACCAACGAGAACTGAGCGGCACCCTGCAAGGCGTGCCGGCCGGTGCCGAGGTCGAGCTGGCGCTGTTGGTGATCGATGACAAGGATCGTCCGCAACAGTTGCTCGCCAGTTCCAGCCTGATCGGCAACAACCAGATTCTGCCCTTCCGCCTGCGTTTCAACCCTGAAACCTTTCCGGTCGGTGCGCGAGTTGAATTGCGTGGTCGCGCCAGCCAGTCCGGCCAGTTGATTCTGCATCTGCCGTCGCAAACCATCACCCAGCCGACCACTCAG
This window of the Pseudomonas fluorescens genome carries:
- a CDS encoding YbaY family lipoprotein, with translation MPLRPLVLLSLFSLLVACGSDAPKPQPPTPGPAPQQAQKKAKEAAELGPLPAYQRELSGTLQGVPAGAEVELALLVIDDKDRPQQLLASSSLIGNNQILPFRLRFNPETFPVGARVELRGRASQSGQLILHLPSQTITQPTTQALGQLQFVKAP